A window of the Eretmochelys imbricata isolate rEreImb1 chromosome 7, rEreImb1.hap1, whole genome shotgun sequence genome harbors these coding sequences:
- the VAX1 gene encoding ventral anterior homeobox 1 has protein sequence MFGKQDKMDVRCNSEAEANRVSKNGHKEGKESKGSEGNISTSFLKDQQGTYSASAVSEDCNKSKSSSADPDYCRRILVRDAKGSIREIILPKGLDLDRPKRTRTSFTAEQLYRLEMEFQRCQYVVGRERTELARQLNLSETQVKVWFQNRRTKQKKDQGKDSELRSVVSETAATCSVLRLLEQGRLLSPPGLPGLLPPCATGALGSALRAPSLTIGTTGTTSSGPAGGSPHSPAVSSAAGPPQAAGLHASPSAGHNLFSLPVPTLLGSVAGRLSSNPLTMAGSLAGNLQELSARYLSSSAFEPYSRTNNKEGAEKKALD, from the exons ATGTTTGGGAAACAAGACAAAATGGACGTTAGATGCAATTCAGAGGCTGAAGCGAACCGGGTCTCGAAGAACGGACATAAAGAGGGCAAGGAAAGCAAAGGGTCTGAAGGAAATatttctacttcttttttgaaggATCAGCAAGGGACTTATTCTGCCTCGGCCGTTTCGGAAGATTGTAATAAAAGTAAATCTAGTTCTGCAGACCCGGACTATTGCAGGAGGATCCTAGTTAGAG ATGCCAAAGGTTCAATAAGAGAGATTATTCTGCCTAAAGGACTTGATCTGGACCGCCCCAAACGGACCCGAACGTCCTTCACCGCGGAGCAGCTGTACCGGCTGGAGATGGAGTTCCAGAGGTGCCAATATGTGGTGGGACGGGAAAGGACCGAACTGGCCCGGCAGCTCAATCTTTCGGAAACTCAG GTAAAGGTCTGGTTCCAGAACAGGCGCACGAAGCAGAAAAAGGACCAAGGCAAAGACTCGGAGCTGAGGTCCGTGGTGTCGGAGACCGCCGCCACCTGCAGCGTCCTCCGGCTCCTGGAGCAAGGCCGGCTGCTCTCCCCGCCGGGACTGCCCGGCCTCCTGCCCCCCTGCGCCACCGGCGCCTTGGGCTCCGCGCTGCGGGCCCCCAGCCTCACCATCGGGACCACGGGCACCACCAGCTCAGGGCCCGCGGGCGGCTCCCCGCACTCGCCGGCGGTGAGCAGCGCGGCTGGGCCCCCCCAGGCTGCGGGACTCCACGCCTCGCCCAGCGCCGGCCATAACCTCTTCAGCCTGCCGGTGCCCACCCTCCTGGGCTCGGTGGCCGGCCGGCTGTCCTCTAATCCTTTGACAATGGCCGGATCTCTGGCAGGAAACTTGCAGGAACTATCAGCCAGGTACCTGAGCTCTTCCGCCTTCGAGCCCTACTCCAGGACCAACAATAAAGAAGGCGCTGAGAAAAAAGCCCTGGACTGA